A window from Mesorhizobium sp. WSM2240 encodes these proteins:
- a CDS encoding type II toxin-antitoxin system HicA family toxin, producing MLRISGSHHIYGKPGSIVRLSIPIHGSKPLKQGLAKHLLKLAGIDPEDI from the coding sequence TTGCTGCGGATATCGGGCAGTCACCATATTTATGGAAAGCCTGGCTCGATCGTTCGTCTTTCCATACCGATACATGGGAGCAAGCCGCTGAAGCAGGGACTTGCAAAACACCTGCTGAAGTTGGCCGGCATCGATCCTGAGGACATCTGA
- a CDS encoding MFS transporter encodes MSQPTPSEARRTALILAASQAIVGSAAPISISIGALAGFYLLGADKSLATAPVTGFNIGVALGALPAAAIIKRAGQRNGFLTGTAVTAAGGALATAAMFADDFWLFALGLLVAGIGGGFVQQFRFAAADNAPPEFKARAISFVLAGGVVTAILGPQIVIFTRELFAPVMFAGSFAAIMVLAAVGAVILSFLRVPAKRSGGSEIVEEPARPLAEIIAQPRFMAALLCSVGTFALMSFVMTGAPLAMVGCGFSTDEATLGISWHVMAMFAPSFFTGRLIHRFGAEAIVATGLALLVGCALIALSGIALWQFWSALVLLGLGWNFGFIGATAMVADTYHPSEKGKVQGIHDLVLFSSVAFASLMSGAVYNAYGWEMLNWVVFPIVAVCAIALGLLVRARNARRTRLA; translated from the coding sequence ATGAGCCAGCCAACCCCAAGCGAAGCGCGGCGCACGGCGCTCATTCTTGCCGCATCGCAGGCGATCGTCGGCTCGGCAGCGCCTATTTCCATTTCGATAGGCGCACTCGCCGGCTTCTACCTGCTCGGCGCGGACAAGTCGCTCGCCACCGCCCCGGTCACCGGCTTCAACATCGGCGTGGCACTCGGAGCCCTGCCGGCCGCCGCCATTATCAAGCGGGCAGGGCAGCGTAACGGCTTCCTCACCGGAACGGCGGTAACGGCGGCCGGCGGCGCGCTCGCCACCGCAGCCATGTTCGCGGACGATTTCTGGCTCTTCGCGCTCGGGCTGCTGGTCGCCGGCATAGGCGGCGGCTTCGTGCAGCAATTCCGCTTCGCGGCCGCCGATAACGCGCCGCCCGAATTCAAGGCGCGCGCCATCTCCTTCGTGCTCGCCGGCGGCGTGGTGACCGCGATTCTCGGACCACAGATCGTCATCTTCACCCGCGAATTGTTCGCGCCGGTGATGTTCGCAGGGTCCTTCGCCGCCATCATGGTTCTGGCCGCCGTCGGCGCGGTCATTCTCTCTTTCCTGCGCGTTCCGGCCAAGCGTTCCGGCGGTAGCGAAATAGTGGAGGAGCCGGCGCGGCCGCTGGCGGAAATCATCGCCCAGCCACGTTTCATGGCGGCGCTTTTATGCTCGGTCGGCACGTTCGCGCTGATGAGCTTCGTCATGACTGGCGCGCCGCTCGCCATGGTCGGCTGCGGTTTCTCGACCGACGAAGCCACGCTCGGTATCTCCTGGCATGTCATGGCGATGTTCGCGCCGAGTTTCTTCACCGGCAGGCTGATCCACCGCTTCGGCGCCGAGGCGATCGTCGCCACCGGCCTCGCCTTGCTGGTCGGCTGCGCGCTGATCGCGCTTTCGGGCATCGCGCTCTGGCAGTTCTGGTCGGCGCTCGTTCTGCTCGGCCTCGGCTGGAATTTCGGCTTCATCGGCGCGACCGCCATGGTGGCCGACACGTACCATCCGTCGGAAAAAGGCAAGGTCCAGGGCATCCACGACCTGGTCCTGTTCTCCAGCGTCGCCTTCGCCTCGCTGATGTCCGGCGCGGTCTACAATGCCTATGGCTGGGAGATGCTGAACTGGGTGGTGTTCCCGATTGTGGCGGTGTGCGCCATTGCGCTGGGCCTGCTCGTAAGAGCTCGCAACGCCAGACGGACGCGGCTGGCCTGA
- a CDS encoding metalloregulator ArsR/SmtB family transcription factor, translating into MSSENPKRLLNSHFAALARALGHEHRLELLEHISQGEWSVEELATRTGLSIANASQHLHLLRRSGLVSSRKSGKNVLFRLAEGPVFEAVMAIRAVAEHNLAEVRSVIADYFERPDDMEPVSFAELRERMRDSDFLLLDVRDEAEYRQGHLPGAIHVPLDSLEASLAHLPLDREIIAYCRGRYCILSLEAVQTLRANGFKSRRLEEGVAEWKATGGIADTGMQSLSAVSAV; encoded by the coding sequence ATGTCAAGCGAAAATCCAAAACGGCTACTAAATTCCCACTTTGCCGCATTAGCCCGCGCCCTTGGTCACGAGCATCGTCTCGAACTGCTCGAACATATCAGCCAGGGAGAGTGGTCGGTCGAGGAATTGGCGACTCGCACAGGTCTCAGCATAGCCAACGCGTCCCAACATCTCCACTTGCTTCGCCGGTCGGGCCTCGTCTCCTCCCGCAAATCCGGAAAGAACGTGCTCTTCCGGCTGGCCGAAGGGCCGGTGTTCGAGGCAGTCATGGCCATCCGGGCCGTGGCCGAGCACAATCTGGCCGAAGTTCGGTCGGTCATAGCCGATTATTTCGAAAGGCCCGATGATATGGAGCCGGTCTCTTTCGCAGAGCTGCGGGAGCGGATGCGCGATAGCGATTTTCTACTGCTCGACGTTCGCGACGAGGCCGAGTATCGGCAGGGTCATTTGCCGGGCGCCATTCATGTGCCGCTGGACAGTCTCGAAGCCAGCTTGGCGCATCTGCCGCTCGACAGGGAGATCATTGCCTATTGCCGCGGCCGCTACTGCATTCTGTCACTTGAGGCGGTGCAAACACTGCGGGCGAACGGATTCAAGTCCCGCCGTCTGGAAGAAGGAGTGGCCGAGTGGAAGGCAACCGGCGGAATTGCCGATACGGGCATGCAATCCCTGAGCGCAGTGTCAGCCGTATAG
- the nusB gene encoding transcription antitermination factor NusB, producing MDVAGAGLLEITAEYEAFRLGKEVDGALYREADPQWFRAILSGVVENQKTVDPIIRQALTEDWPLSRLDSTLRAILRAGVYELMQRTDVPVAVIVSEYVDIAKAFYVEDEPKLVNAVLDRVARRVRGEGRGKDAL from the coding sequence ATGGACGTGGCCGGTGCCGGCCTGCTGGAAATCACCGCAGAATACGAGGCGTTCCGGCTAGGCAAGGAGGTCGACGGTGCGCTCTATCGCGAGGCCGACCCGCAGTGGTTCCGCGCGATCTTATCCGGCGTCGTTGAAAACCAGAAGACGGTCGATCCCATCATCCGCCAGGCACTGACGGAGGATTGGCCGCTGTCCAGGCTCGATTCAACTTTACGCGCCATCCTGCGTGCCGGGGTCTATGAACTGATGCAGCGAACTGATGTGCCCGTCGCCGTGATCGTCTCGGAATATGTCGACATCGCCAAGGCGTTCTATGTCGAGGACGAGCCGAAGCTGGTTAACGCCGTGCTTGACCGGGTGGCGCGCAGGGTGCGCGGCGAGGGCCGTGGAAAAGACGCTTTGTGA
- the ribH gene encoding 6,7-dimethyl-8-ribityllumazine synthase has translation MAASKKPHLLIVEARFYDGLADALLEGAKAALDEAGATYDVVTVPGALEIPAVITFALVGAEEGGTDYDGFVALGTVIRGDTYHFDIVANESSRALMDLAVEGSLAIGNGILTTENDEQAWLRARRTEGDKGGFAARAALTMIALRERLGA, from the coding sequence ATGGCTGCTTCCAAAAAACCTCATCTTTTGATCGTCGAGGCGCGTTTCTACGATGGCCTTGCCGATGCGCTGCTCGAAGGCGCCAAGGCCGCGCTCGACGAAGCGGGCGCGACCTACGATGTCGTCACCGTTCCCGGCGCGCTGGAGATCCCGGCCGTGATAACTTTCGCGCTGGTCGGTGCGGAGGAGGGCGGCACCGATTATGACGGCTTCGTCGCGCTCGGCACCGTCATCCGCGGCGACACCTATCATTTCGATATCGTCGCCAACGAATCGTCGCGCGCGCTGATGGACCTCGCCGTCGAAGGCTCGCTGGCCATCGGCAACGGCATTCTGACCACCGAGAACGACGAGCAAGCTTGGTTGCGGGCTCGCCGCACCGAGGGCGACAAGGGCGGCTTTGCCGCACGCGCGGCGCTCACCATGATCGCGCTTCGCGAACGGCTCGGAGCCTGA
- a CDS encoding riboflavin synthase — MFTGIVTDVGTVAQVSPLPQGVRLRIDTSYDPATVDIGASISCAGVCLTVVALPESGSNQRWFEVEAWEEALRLTTAAGWQAGTRINLERALKIGDELGGHIVSGHVDGMAEIVERKDEGDAVRFRLEAPRELAKFIAPKGSVALDGTSLTVNGVEGRLFDVLLIHHSLTVTTWGERQAGDRVNLEVDTIARYAARLVEAAREGL, encoded by the coding sequence ATGTTCACCGGAATTGTCACCGATGTCGGAACGGTCGCCCAGGTGTCGCCACTGCCGCAGGGCGTGCGGCTCAGGATCGACACCTCCTACGACCCCGCAACTGTCGACATCGGCGCATCCATCTCATGCGCCGGCGTTTGCCTTACCGTCGTGGCGCTGCCCGAATCGGGATCGAACCAGCGCTGGTTCGAGGTCGAGGCTTGGGAAGAGGCGCTGCGCCTGACAACGGCGGCCGGATGGCAGGCCGGCACGCGCATCAACCTCGAACGCGCACTGAAGATCGGCGACGAACTCGGAGGCCACATCGTCTCCGGCCATGTCGACGGCATGGCCGAGATTGTGGAGCGGAAAGATGAGGGCGACGCAGTGCGCTTCCGGCTCGAAGCGCCGCGCGAACTCGCGAAATTCATCGCACCGAAGGGCTCGGTGGCGCTGGACGGGACCTCGCTGACGGTCAACGGCGTCGAGGGCCGGCTGTTCGACGTGCTCCTGATCCATCACTCGCTGACCGTAACCACCTGGGGCGAGCGCCAGGCCGGCGACCGCGTCAATCTCGAAGTCGATACCATAGCTCGTTATGCAGCGCGGCTGGTTGAGGCGGCGAGGGAGGGATTGTGA
- the ribD gene encoding bifunctional diaminohydroxyphosphoribosylaminopyrimidine deaminase/5-amino-6-(5-phosphoribosylamino)uracil reductase RibD: MAGRAVSQDERERTDRRFMAAALRLSKKHSGLTSTNPSVGTLIVRDDGDGPVIVGRGVTAVGGRPHAEAEALAEAGALARGATAYVTLEPCAHHGRTPPCANALVTAGVARVVGAASDPDPRVSGKGYAILRAAGVEVVERVLVEEAAAQMAGYLIRSLKKRPQVSLKLAVSSDGMIGRLGAGQVPITGTVARRQVHLMRAEADAILVGIGTALADDPELTVRLPGLEGRSPARIVIDRQARLPLGSKLVQSAQRVPVLIAAAPEADPERKAALESAGVKLLATETYDGKVALPEFLEDLAAQGMSSILVEGGADTARYFLDEGLVDRIALFFGPGSVGEGGIVSPLDRDHIPADFRLVAEASFGDDSYAEWIRDF, encoded by the coding sequence ATGGCCGGCAGGGCGGTCAGCCAGGATGAGCGTGAGAGGACCGACCGCCGCTTCATGGCGGCGGCGCTCAGATTGTCGAAAAAGCATTCCGGTTTGACTTCGACCAATCCGTCCGTCGGAACGCTGATCGTGCGTGACGACGGCGATGGCCCGGTCATCGTCGGTCGTGGCGTCACCGCGGTTGGCGGCCGGCCGCATGCCGAGGCGGAGGCGCTGGCCGAGGCTGGTGCACTGGCGCGCGGCGCTACCGCTTATGTCACGCTGGAACCCTGCGCCCATCACGGCCGGACGCCGCCTTGCGCCAACGCTCTGGTTACGGCCGGCGTCGCCCGCGTGGTCGGCGCGGCGAGCGATCCGGATCCGCGCGTTTCGGGCAAGGGCTATGCGATCCTGCGGGCGGCCGGCGTCGAGGTCGTAGAACGGGTTCTGGTCGAGGAGGCCGCCGCGCAGATGGCGGGCTACCTCATTCGATCGTTGAAGAAACGTCCGCAAGTATCACTGAAGCTGGCAGTCTCGAGCGATGGTATGATCGGGCGGCTGGGGGCGGGGCAGGTGCCAATCACCGGCACGGTGGCGCGCCGGCAGGTGCATCTGATGCGGGCCGAGGCGGACGCGATACTGGTCGGCATCGGCACGGCGCTGGCCGACGACCCGGAACTGACTGTCCGGTTGCCGGGGCTGGAGGGACGCTCGCCGGCGCGGATCGTGATCGATCGCCAGGCGCGGCTGCCGCTAGGCTCGAAGCTGGTCCAGTCGGCGCAACGGGTACCGGTGCTTATCGCGGCGGCCCCGGAGGCCGATCCCGAGCGCAAAGCGGCGCTCGAAAGCGCCGGCGTGAAACTGCTCGCCACCGAGACTTATGACGGCAAGGTGGCGCTCCCGGAATTCCTTGAGGATCTAGCGGCGCAGGGCATGTCGAGCATCCTGGTCGAGGGTGGCGCCGACACGGCGCGGTATTTCCTCGATGAGGGGCTGGTCGACCGGATCGCGCTGTTTTTCGGACCGGGATCGGTCGGGGAGGGCGGAATTGTGAGCCCGCTCGACCGCGACCATATACCGGCGGATTTCCGGCTCGTTGCCGAAGCCAGCTTCGGCGACGATTCCTATGCCGAATGGATAAGGGATTTCTGA
- the nrdR gene encoding transcriptional regulator NrdR, which produces MRCPYCQSEDTQVKDSRPAEDGAAIRRRRVCPDCGGRFTTFERVQLRDLVVVKKSGRKVPFSRDKLLRSMEIAVRKRNVDPERIDRAVTGIVRQLESSGETEVTSGEVGRLVMEALKALDDVAYVRFASVYRNFREAKDFHEVLGELKGDEDGG; this is translated from the coding sequence ATGCGCTGTCCCTACTGTCAGTCGGAAGATACGCAGGTGAAGGATTCCCGTCCCGCCGAGGACGGGGCGGCGATCCGCCGGCGACGGGTTTGCCCGGATTGCGGCGGCCGCTTCACCACCTTCGAGCGGGTTCAGTTGCGCGACCTCGTCGTCGTCAAGAAATCGGGCCGCAAGGTGCCGTTCAGCCGCGACAAGCTGCTGCGCTCCATGGAAATCGCCGTGCGCAAGCGCAATGTCGATCCCGAGCGCATCGACCGCGCAGTGACCGGCATCGTGCGCCAGCTCGAAAGCTCGGGTGAGACGGAAGTCACCTCCGGCGAGGTCGGCCGGCTGGTCATGGAAGCCTTAAAGGCGCTCGACGATGTCGCTTACGTCCGCTTCGCCTCGGTCTACCGCAATTTCCGCGAGGCCAAGGACTTCCACGAGGTGCTGGGCGAGCTCAAGGGCGACGAGGACGGCGGCTGA
- the glyA gene encoding serine hydroxymethyltransferase: protein MATAAAAAAQNFETFFGAELAETDPEIFGSIRQELGRQRHEIELIASENIVSRAVLEAQGSIMTNKYAEGYPGKRYYGGCQFVDIAEELAIERAKKLFDCNFANVQPNSGSQMNQAVFLALLQPGDTFMGLDLNSGGHLTHGSPVNMSGKWFKVVSYGVRKDDHLLDMDEVARLARENKPKLILAGGTAYSRIWDWKRFREIADEVGAYLMVDMAHIAGLVAGGMHPSPLPHAHVVTTTTHKSLRGPRGGMILTNDEEIAKKMNSAVFPGLQGGPLMHVIAAKAVAFGEALKPEFKVYAQNVVANAKALADSLKSTGLDIVSGGTDNHLMLVDLRPKNATGKRAEAALGRANITCNKNGIPFDPEKPFVTSGIRLGTPAGTTRGFGAAEFREIGNLIAEVLDGLKAANSDEGNAAVEAAVKQKVMALTERFPLYPYLG, encoded by the coding sequence ATGGCAACAGCAGCAGCGGCCGCAGCGCAGAATTTCGAAACTTTCTTCGGCGCGGAACTCGCGGAAACAGATCCGGAGATTTTCGGCTCCATCCGCCAGGAACTCGGTCGTCAGCGCCACGAGATCGAGCTGATCGCCTCGGAAAACATCGTTTCCCGCGCGGTCCTGGAAGCGCAGGGCTCGATCATGACCAACAAATATGCCGAGGGCTATCCGGGCAAGCGCTACTATGGCGGCTGCCAGTTCGTGGATATCGCCGAGGAATTGGCGATCGAGCGGGCAAAGAAGCTGTTTGACTGCAATTTCGCCAATGTCCAACCGAACTCCGGCAGCCAGATGAACCAGGCGGTGTTTCTGGCGCTGCTGCAGCCGGGCGACACGTTTATGGGTCTCGACCTGAATTCGGGCGGGCATCTGACGCACGGCTCGCCGGTCAACATGTCGGGCAAATGGTTCAAGGTCGTTTCCTACGGCGTGCGCAAGGACGACCATCTGCTCGATATGGACGAAGTGGCGCGGCTGGCGCGCGAGAACAAGCCGAAGCTGATCCTGGCCGGCGGCACCGCCTATTCGCGCATCTGGGACTGGAAGCGGTTCCGCGAGATCGCCGACGAGGTTGGCGCTTATCTGATGGTCGATATGGCCCACATCGCCGGTCTCGTAGCCGGCGGCATGCATCCGTCGCCGCTGCCGCATGCGCATGTGGTGACAACAACAACGCACAAGTCGCTGCGCGGCCCGCGCGGCGGCATGATCCTGACCAATGACGAGGAGATTGCCAAGAAGATGAATTCGGCGGTCTTCCCGGGCCTGCAGGGAGGTCCGCTGATGCATGTCATCGCCGCCAAGGCGGTGGCCTTCGGCGAGGCTCTGAAGCCGGAATTCAAGGTCTATGCTCAGAACGTCGTCGCTAACGCCAAGGCGCTCGCCGACAGCCTGAAGTCGACCGGCCTCGACATTGTCTCGGGCGGCACCGACAATCACCTGATGCTGGTCGACCTTCGCCCGAAGAATGCCACCGGCAAGCGCGCGGAAGCCGCGCTCGGCCGCGCAAACATCACCTGCAACAAGAACGGCATCCCCTTCGATCCGGAAAAGCCGTTCGTAACCTCGGGCATTCGCCTCGGCACTCCTGCCGGCACGACGCGCGGCTTCGGTGCGGCCGAGTTCCGCGAGATCGGCAATCTGATTGCCGAGGTGCTCGACGGGCTTAAGGCTGCGAATTCCGACGAGGGCAACGCGGCGGTCGAGGCCGCGGTGAAGCAGAAGGTGATGGCGCTGACGGAGCGGTTTCCGCTCTATCCGTATCTGGGATAG
- a CDS encoding sugar O-acetyltransferase produces the protein MSISERAKMAAGEWYTCIDPELEALRVIARDAVHEHNSMRPGERASMGPALRLLLAQVGENARIEAPFHCAYGVNIELGDNVFLNAGCTILDTARVAIGKSSLLGPNVHIYCAEHHKDAALRSAGLEVARPVEIGERVWIGGGAIILGGVSIGDGAIVGAGSVVTRSVPAGTTVVGNPARTIPV, from the coding sequence GTGAGCATCAGCGAACGCGCGAAAATGGCCGCCGGCGAGTGGTACACCTGCATCGACCCCGAACTGGAGGCTCTGCGGGTCATCGCGCGTGACGCCGTGCACGAGCACAATTCGATGCGGCCCGGCGAGCGCGCAAGCATGGGGCCGGCGCTGCGGCTTTTGCTTGCGCAGGTTGGCGAGAATGCCCGCATCGAGGCGCCGTTCCACTGCGCCTATGGCGTTAACATCGAACTGGGCGACAACGTATTCCTGAATGCCGGCTGTACCATCCTCGACACCGCGCGGGTGGCGATTGGAAAATCGTCGCTTCTCGGACCGAACGTCCATATCTACTGCGCCGAGCACCACAAGGATGCGGCGCTGCGCAGCGCCGGCCTGGAAGTCGCACGTCCGGTCGAGATCGGCGAGCGCGTTTGGATCGGGGGCGGCGCGATCATTCTGGGCGGCGTTTCGATCGGCGACGGAGCCATTGTCGGGGCCGGCTCTGTCGTGACCAGAAGCGTGCCTGCCGGCACTACCGTGGTCGGCAACCCAGCGCGGACCATTCCCGTCTGA
- a CDS encoding DMT family transporter, translating to MFASSSNHAKGFALTALGGLTLTVDVPLIRLAGGEHWTILLLRSSTTLVVTLLIWLVWRWLRGNAPALVPGRSGLAVALFYGLGSISFITAVFHTSTANLVFILVFNTMFAALLSWIFLKERPRPATLVAMAFMASGVLVIVSDSIGTSHLFGDLMALASSLFLASAITVSRASGKDMGFTALVAVLLPFLIAVVMVQKTGFQVEAPWWIIFNGGVIMPIAFFCLATGPKYISGPEVAMFYLLETVLAPVWVWMIFAEIPSRNSLIGGAILIVTLVLHSLWQLNHGRRRRAAQAVRHPA from the coding sequence GTGTTTGCCAGTTCGTCCAATCACGCGAAGGGTTTCGCGTTGACCGCGCTCGGCGGTCTGACCCTTACGGTCGATGTCCCGCTGATTCGCCTTGCTGGCGGTGAGCACTGGACCATCCTGCTTTTGCGCAGTTCCACGACACTTGTCGTGACGTTGCTGATCTGGCTTGTCTGGCGTTGGCTGCGGGGCAATGCCCCGGCGCTGGTGCCCGGTCGCTCCGGGCTCGCGGTCGCATTGTTCTACGGCCTCGGCTCCATCAGCTTCATCACCGCCGTCTTTCACACGTCGACCGCCAACCTCGTCTTCATCCTTGTCTTCAATACGATGTTCGCTGCGCTGCTGTCGTGGATATTTCTGAAGGAACGGCCCCGCCCGGCTACGCTTGTCGCCATGGCCTTCATGGCCAGCGGTGTGCTGGTCATCGTCAGCGACTCGATCGGCACCAGCCATCTGTTCGGTGATTTGATGGCTCTTGCGAGCTCCCTATTTCTCGCCTCGGCGATCACGGTTTCCCGCGCCAGCGGCAAGGATATGGGATTTACCGCGCTTGTTGCTGTGCTCCTGCCGTTCTTGATCGCCGTGGTCATGGTTCAGAAGACCGGCTTCCAGGTCGAGGCGCCGTGGTGGATCATTTTCAACGGCGGCGTCATCATGCCGATCGCCTTCTTCTGCCTCGCTACTGGCCCCAAATACATTTCCGGTCCCGAAGTGGCGATGTTCTACCTCCTCGAAACGGTGCTGGCTCCCGTCTGGGTGTGGATGATCTTCGCCGAGATTCCGTCGAGGAACAGCCTGATCGGCGGCGCGATCCTGATCGTCACGCTCGTCCTGCATTCACTTTGGCAGCTCAATCACGGCCGCAGACGCCGGGCCGCACAGGCGGTCAGGCATCCAGCATAG
- a CDS encoding arginyltransferase, whose amino-acid sequence MTHHTTQSPQFFLTAPSPCPYIEGQFERKVFTHLVGDKAPEMNDLLTQGGFRRSQNIAYRPACESCRACVSVRILAGEFQATKNMRRVIQRNSDLIGAMHDAEPSTEQYSLFRRYLDARHRKGGMSDMTVLDYAMMVEDTHVDTKIIEYRKRGPDSFITGRGQGELIAVALSDKMADGLSMVYSYFNPDFEDRSLGTFMILDHIARARAAGLPHVYLGYWVNGSRKMNYKVRFMPQEHLGPKGWERYEHEAI is encoded by the coding sequence GAAGGCCAGTTCGAGCGGAAGGTGTTCACGCACCTGGTCGGCGACAAGGCGCCCGAGATGAACGACCTCCTGACGCAGGGAGGCTTCCGCCGGTCACAGAACATCGCCTACCGGCCTGCCTGTGAATCCTGCCGTGCCTGCGTCTCGGTGCGTATCCTTGCCGGCGAGTTCCAGGCGACGAAGAACATGCGGCGGGTCATCCAGCGCAATTCCGACCTGATCGGCGCCATGCACGACGCCGAGCCCTCCACCGAGCAATATTCGCTGTTTCGCCGATATCTCGATGCCCGCCACCGCAAGGGCGGCATGTCCGACATGACCGTGCTCGACTACGCCATGATGGTGGAGGACACCCATGTCGACACCAAGATCATCGAATACCGCAAGCGCGGTCCGGACAGCTTCATCACCGGCCGGGGGCAGGGCGAGCTGATCGCCGTCGCGCTGTCGGACAAGATGGCCGACGGCCTTTCCATGGTCTATTCCTACTTCAATCCGGACTTCGAGGACCGCTCGCTCGGCACCTTCATGATCCTCGACCACATTGCGCGCGCACGCGCAGCCGGCCTGCCCCATGTCTATCTCGGCTATTGGGTCAATGGCTCGCGCAAGATGAACTATAAGGTGCGCTTCATGCCGCAGGAGCATCTCGGCCCGAAGGGCTGGGAGCGCTACGAGCACGAGGCAATCTGA